ACATCGGCTGCTTTAGTATAGATACCACCACCAACACGAGCGAATAAAGCAATAGATGAAGCTCCCAATGAAAACCCTGAAAGTACGTTTAATACCATCGCTAAATTTTCTGCACCAGGCCAGAGGTTTTGATAAATCATAAATAAGCCACTTAAGCCTAAAATTCCTAAACCTACAACTCCAAGTCCCATTACGGCACCACCAGCAAAGGCAACTTCTAAAGCTCGTCCCAAAGATGTTCTAGCGGCTTGTGTGGTTCTTACATTCGCTTTGGTAGCAACCTTCATACCTATAAATCCTGCAAGTGCAGAACATATAGCTCCAATAACAAACGAAACGGCTACAATACCGCTCGATCCAACTTCCGATATACCCTTGAAGTATAACAAAATGGCTACGGCTACCACAAAAATTGATAAAATTTTGTATTCTGCTTTTAAAAAAGACATGGCGCCATCGGCAATATTTTTGGCAATCCGAATCATTTTTTCATCGCCTTGGTCCTGCTTAGTCACCCAAGCACTTTTAATAAAGACGAACACTAATGCACCTACCCCGAAGAGCGGTAATAATTTGATTATTAATTCCATAAGAGTTAGTTGATTTTTTGGTTGTTGTTAATTTTACCAAGCTAAAAATAAGGAAATATAATTAATAAAAAAAGCCACCTTTAGTTAAAGATGACTCATTTATTTTACGATATTTTAAGAATACACTAATTAGATAGTAAAAGTGCGTTTTTTCTTGTGCTCGCTTTTATCATAACGATCTACACATTCGTGGTAAATTTTAATTGCTTGTTCAGCATTTCCCCAACCACCTGTATCAACTTTTTTCTTCTCTAAATCTTTATAAACTTGGAAAAAATGTTCTATTTCTTTTAATCTGTGTGGGTTTAAATCAGCTATATCCATTTTGTTACTCCAAATAGGATCTGATACTGGTACACAAATAATTTTTTCGTCTGGTCCTTTTTCATCCGTCATGTAAAACACACCAATTGGACGAACTTCCATTACAACCATTGGAAATGTTGGCTGATGACCTAAAACTAGCACATCTAAAGGGTCTTTATCTAACGCTAGAGTTTCTGGAATAAATCCATAATCACCAGGATACATCATTGAAGAAAATAACATACGGTCAAAACGAATTTTGTGTAATGTAAAATCGTATTCGTATTTATTTCTACTCCCTTTAGGTATTTCAATTAAAACATCAAAAGTTAACGGTTGTTGTTTCTTGCTCATATTAAATCTTATTTTATTTTTCTTCTAAAAGAGAAGAATCTTAATTTTCTGTAATCAAGGTACAAATGTACTGAACACGAAAGCAGTAAACAAGATAAAAACACGTGTTTTAATACTAAATTGAAAGCTTAATTCTAATTTTACCTTATATTAATTAAGAATTAAAAAGATACACATTGTAATTCAATTCGTGTTTTATTTGAAAATCCGGGCTATTTCTCCATAAACCCCTTACATTAATTACAAAACTTATCCATAATTAGTATCTTGTGTTTTTTTAAAACCAATGATATATAAGCGTCATAATATGAGACTACTCCCAATTTTAATCATAACTATTTTAGTTAATTTCAATTTAACGGCACAAACCCAACCGTGGCAAGGTAAATTCGAACCTATCGATAATTTAATTACTCCACCAAACACTTACAGAACAGCTAGTGGTGCTCCCGGCAGAGATTATTGGCAGCAACGCGCTAACTATAACATTAAAGCGACTATAGACGAAAAAACCAACACCCTTTCAGGGGAAGAAACCATAACCTATTTTAACAATTCTCCAGATGAATTATCATACTTATGGCTTCAATTAGAGCAAAACGTAAACAAAAAAGAAAACGAAGATTTTGGTAGTATTAATAATGAAGTAAAAGATTTTATTACCACCAGAAAAATGCAATTTCTAACCCGCGCTATCGATTTCCCCGCTGGTTACTCCATAAAAGAAGTAAAGGATGCAAATAAGGACAACCTAAAAATATTGATTAACAACACCATGATGAAGGTTAAATTAAATGCGCCTTTAAAATCTGGTGAACAAATTAGTTTTTCAATCTCGTGGTCTTACCCAATAACAGACAGAAGTATGTATACGCTTTCGCGAGAAGGGTATGAATACTTTCCGGAAGATGATAACAGTGCCTTTTTAATTGCACATTGGTTTCCTAGAATGGCCGTATATAGCGATACTGAAGGTTGGCAAAACCAACAATTCCAAAAACTTGGTGAGTTTGCTTTAGAATTTGGAGATTACGATGTTGAAATTACAGTACCTGCCGATCATGTTGTTGCTGCAACTGGTACGTTAGAGAACAGCGAATCTGTATTAAACAAAACACAACTTAAACGCTTAAAGCAAGCAAAAGCTTCTTTTGACAAACCGGTAATCATTATTACTGAAGAAGAAGCCGACCTTAATAAGAAAACAAAATCTAACAATAAAAAAACTTGGAAGTTTAAAGCTGAAAATGTACGTGATTTTGCTTTTGCTTCATCTAGAAAATTTATGTGGGATGCACAAGCTGTAAAACTACCAAGCCATACAGTTATGGCTATGTCACTTTACCCAAAAGAGGGCTTACCTGTTTGGCAAGAAGTCTCTACAAAAGCGGTAAAAAACGCCTTAGAGGTTTACTCTAACGCTACTTTCGATTACCCTTATCCTGTTGCTATTTCGGTTAACACATCTAATATAGGTATGGAATTCCCAATGATTAGTTTCAACGGAGGCCGCCCAACAAATGGTAAAATAAGCGAAAAAGCTAAAGCAAGCATGATTGGTACTATTATACATGAAGTAGGGCACAATTGGTTCCCTATGATTGTAAGTTCTGATGAGCGTAAATGGATGTGGATGGACGAAGGATTAAACACCTTTTTACACCAACGTACTTTAAAGGAAAGATACCCTTCTTACAGCCACGTAACTCCGAAAAAAATTGTTGCTTTTATGATGGGAGATAAAAACATATTACGCCCAATTATGACAAATTCAGATAATGAACTATTCAACCAATTTGGAGCGAATTTCTACATGAAACCAACTGTAGGATTACAAATGTTACGTAACTCTATTATAGGTAAAGATTTATTTGACGAAGCTTTCAGAGAATATGCTAACCGTTGGAAATACAAACATCCAAACCCAGGAGATTTATTTAGAACCTTAGAAGATGCAACTGCTACCGATTTAGATTGGTTTTATAAAGGATGGTTTTTTACAACCGACCACGTTAACCAACAACTACATAATGTAAAATGGTTTACAGTAAAAGAGGAAAACACAAAAACTTCTAAAAACAATAATACTGAAGCAGAAATGACGGAGGATGTTTTTACAGATTTCTCGAACGGACCACAAGTTATAAATATGACATCTACACCAGATCGAGGATATGGTCAATTTACATCTCGCTTAGATGAAAAAGAATTACGCAAACAACTTTCTGGTAAAAACATTTACGAGGTTACTGTAAAAAATATAGGCGGCTTAATTATGCCTGTTATTATTGAATGGATTTACTCTGATGGTTCTTCGGAAATTGATAGAATTCCTGCTCAAATTTGGAGACGAAATGAATATGAAATTAAAAAGACATTCGTAAAAGCCAAAACAGTTGTTAAGGTAAATTTAGATCCTAACTTTGAGCTTGCCGATACAGATATGAGTAACAATACATTCCCGAAAGCAGATTCAACTTCCGACTTCGATCGCTTTAAAGCAAAAAAATCAAACTAAATCAGTTTTAAAATACACCGCATAAAAAAGCCAACTAAATTATTTAGTTGGCTTTTTTTATAATCTTAAAATACAGCTTAACCTTAAGCTTCTTTTTCTTTCTTCTTAAAACTCATAATTACCAAAATTATCATTCCGGTAGTAACCGATAAATCGGCCATATTAAAAACACCTGTTCTAAAAACACCTCCTAAATCTATAAAGAAAAAATCGGTTACAGAACCATAAACCACACGATCGTAAACATTAGCAATACCACCACCTATAATGCTAGCAAAAGCAAAAAGTGATAGATTATCTAAACTCGTATCTTTTAAAATATGACGAAGTACAAATGCTAAGACAACAATAGGTAGAATTAATAATAAAATAATTCTTAAGGCTGGGTTTAAATCGCTACCCATACCTAAAAAAGCACCGGTATTTTCAACATTCATTAAAATAAAAGCATCTCCAATTAAAAAAATACGTTCACCCGGATGAATATCTGTACGACCAACAATAGTATTTCTAACCCATATTTTCGAAATTTGATCGACAGCAATGGTTAAAACAATGACTAGAATAATGTAAATTGAGCGTTTTGTAAGTTTCATCTACTTATTTGTATCTAACGTTGCAGAAGCCGTTTCCGAAGCTCTATTTATTTTTTTAACTAAACCTTGCAAAACCTTACCTGGGCCAACTTCAGTAAATAAAGTAGCTCCGTCTTCTATCATTTGTTGTACAGATTGTGTCCAACGTACAGGAGCTGTAAGTTGTGAAATTAAATTTGCTTTTATTTCCGACTCATCGGTAATAGCAGTTGCTGCTACGTTTTGATAAATTGGACAATTTGGTTTGCTAAAGGTTGTGTTTTCTATAGCTGCGGCTAACTCCTCACGAGCTGGCTCCATCATTGGTGAGTGAAATGCTCCACCGACCGGTAATACTAAAGCACGTCTTGCTCCAGCTTCTTTTAAAGCCTCACAAGCTTTGTTTATTGCTTCAACTTCTCCCGAAATCACTAATTGACCTGGGCAGTTGTAATTTGCAGCTACAACAACACCATCAATCTCTTCACATACTTTTTCTACTACAGCATCTTCTAAACCTAAAACGGCAGCCATAGTACTTGGTTGTAATTCACAAGCTTTTTGCATCGCAATAGCACGTTGAGACACCAGTTTTAATCCGTCTTCAAAAGTTAATGCACCACTAGCTACTAATGCTGAAAACTCACCTAAAGAATGTCCTGCAACCATATCTGGTTTAAAGCTTTCGCCTAAAGTTTTTGCTAATATTACTGAATGTAAAAATATAGCGGGTTGTGTTACTTTAGTTTCTTTTAAAGCTTCTGCAGTTCCTTCAAACATAATGTCTGTAATAGGAAACCCTAAAATCTCATTAGCTTTTTCGAATAAACTTTGTGCTAAAGGAGAGTTTTCATAAAGGTCTAAACCCATTCCTGAAAATTGTGCCCCTTGGCCTGGAAAAATATATGCGTTCATAATTAGTTCTTTTATTAGTGTTGCAAAAATAGTAATTATTGGCTATTATCAATGGTTTTAATGATTTTAGCGGTATTAACAATAAAATAAATCCTGCCTAGCAATCTATAAATTACCCGTTGCTGCTTCCGCACAACGTTCACCATCCATAGCCGCAGAAACAATACCACCTGCATAACCTCCACCTTCTCCGCAAGGAAATAAATTGGAAATTTGAGGATGTGCTAAACTCTCTTTTCGAGGAATAGAAACTGGTGATGATGTTCTAGATTCTACACCAACCACATTGGCTTCTTCTGTATAATAACCATTCATTTTTTGTCCGAATGCTTGAAAGCCTTTTCGTAACCTACTCCCGATTAATTTCGGTAAAAGCGAATGTAAAGGCGCCGAATTTAATCCCGGTTGGTATGATGTATCATTTAAACTTGAAGATAAATTACCTTCCACAAAATCAGTTAAACGTTGTGCTGGCGCTACCTGACTTCTTCCGCCAGCCGTAAAGGCCAAACGTTCTAAATTCTTCTGATATTCCAAACCTTTTAACGCTCCAAATTGCTCATATTTAGGTAAATCTTTATTAACATCTATTTCTACTACAATACCAGAATTGGCATATAGATTATTCCGTTTAGACGGCGACATACCATTTACAACAACTTCTCCATTTGCTGTAGCTGCCGGCACAATAAATCCGCCAGGACACATACAAAATGAGTACACACCACGTTCGTTAACCTGCTGTACTAACCCGTAAGATGCGGCTGGTAAAAGTTCATGACGAGCGCCAGAACAATGGTATTGAATAGAATCGATAATATGTTGCGGATGTTCTACACGAACGCCCATAGCAAAGGATTTGGCCTCTAAAGCGATGTCCTTTTTATCTAATAAATAAAAAATATCTCTAGCCGAATGCCCTGTTGCTAGAATAACCTTATCAACAGGCATTTCTTCTTTATTTAAAAGCTGAATGGCCTTTATGCTATTATCTTTAATAACAAAATCGGTAACTCGGGTTTCAAAATGAACTTCTCCACCATAATTCAATATGGTTTCTCGAATATTTTGAACCACTTTCGGGAGTTTATTTGTTCCTATATGCGGATGTGCATCGACCAAAATTTGATCGGTTGCGCCATGAAAAACTAAATTCTCAAAAATACGGCGTACATCACCACGCTTTAAACTTCGGGTGTAAAGTTTACCATCGCTGTAAGTTCCTGCTCCACCTTCACCAAAGCAATAGTTAGAATCTTCGTTTACAAAATGATCTTGATTTATTGCTTTTAAATCGCGACGACGATCTTTCACATTTTTTCCGCGCTCTAAAACAATAGGTTTAAAGCCAAGTTCAATACAACGCAACGCCGCATACATCCCTGCAGGACCAAAACCAATGATATGAACTGGTTTCGCCTTAGATACATCTTTATAATCAAAAGTATAATCGGATGTTTTTGGCAGAGCTTCTCGAATATAAACAGCTACTTTATAGTTCAGCATAATCTTAGCCTTTCGAGCATCAATAGATTTTCTTAAAACTTTTACTCCTGTAATATCTTTTCGATCTATTTCTAACTTTAAAGCAGCCTTTAAAACTAGAATATCACTACGTTCTTCTTCTTTTAATGTAATACGAAGTTGAATTTCTTTCACCATAAATATTGAAGTTCTCTAAAGCAACAAACCTTTTGCTTTTCTATTTTCTTTCGTAAGTTAAAAACGTAAATTCATAATCGTGCTTATCATCTTTATTATGAAATTTATGCGCTGTTTCTTTCCAAATTGAAGTATCTACTTCCGGAAAAAAAGTATCGGCATCAAAGCTTTCATGTACACGTGTTAATTCAATTTTATCAGCAACTGCCATGGCTTGCTTATAGATTTCACCACCACCAATAATGTAGGGTTGCACATCGCTTTTAGAAGCCTCAATAGCTTCTTCTAAACTATTAACTAATATTACACCTTCTGGCGCTTTGTAATCTGTTTGTCTTGTAATTACAACATGTGTACGGTTTGGTAATGGCTTTGGGAAACTCTCAAATGTTTTGCGCCCCATAATGATATGATGGCCATTTGTTAAGCTTTTAAATCGTTTTAAATCATCACTTAAATGCCAAATAAGTTTATTGCCTTTTCCTATAGCATCGTTTTCCGCTGCAGCGACAATAATAGTAAGTTCTTGCTTACCTGTACTTATAGCTTCTTTTACCTTCTGTTCACTTTTAAAAACCTCACTTTTCACAATAAGTTTCTCTTCTTTATCTAAAGTGCTTTTTAAAGCTTCAATACGTACTTGCTGTTTTGCTACAAGTTTTTCTAATTGTTCTTTTTCCCAAGCTTTACCCATAAATTTATGAGTAACAAACACAGTAATTAAATGATATACAAAGAAAAACGACCACGCTAGAATAGCGTATAAAAACCATTCTTTACCAAAAAAAGTAACCTCTTTACCAATACCTAAAACGGTATTAGCAATTATTAAAAAAACAGCACCAAGAAGAAATATAACAAAATGAATGTACAATCCTTTCTTTTGCCTAATGCGTTTTTGAGCATTTTCTATAAGCTCTAATTGGTCTTTATCTATTTGTGGAGTGGGTCTTTTTTTTCCGAACATGATGTAAAAATAATAGATGTAAAGTTATAACATTTTAATGATATGCCGAAGTTTATTTAATTAGTCATATTTTAGAGAAACACTAGCTTAATAAGCTCTAAAACTAATTGAAAATCAAGCAAAAAGCCGATTTAACGATTGCTAATAATATAAAATTCAGCCTAATTTTATTATTTACCATGAAATAATTAGAACCCATATTATTAAATTGATAATTTTTTGATGTTAAGGCGTTTAAATGATTATGAGTTAATAAACTTTTATAAATTTGTAGAATAAAACAACATATTTTACTATGGCTATTAAAAAACAATATTTAAAAAGCAAACCAGTTTGTAAAGTAACTTTTACTATTGAAGCTGAGGAGGCAAAAAAAGTTTCTATTGTTGGGAGCTTTAATGAATGGAACGAAAAAGCAACACCGTTAAAAAAATTAAAGAACGGAACATTTAAAGGCACTGTTGATTTAGATGCTGAGAATTCTTATGAATTCAAATATATAGTTGACGGAGATTACGTTAACGACTCTGCTGCAGACTCTTATGTTTGGAGCGATTACGCTTCTGCTGAGAATAGCGTTGTTAGTGTTTAATTACCATATCAATACGGTATAAAAAAAGGGCTTCTAAAAAATTTTAGAAGCCCTTTTTTTATGTTTTATCTCTCACGAATCTTAAATCGCTACTTTTCCTTTTATATGTGGATGTGGATCGTAACCTTCTAAAGTGAAATCATCAAAATCGAAATCAAAAATGTCTTTAATTTCAGGATTCATCTTCATTGTTGGCAACGGACGAATATCTCTAGATAATTGCAGCTCTAATTGCTCGTAATGATTACTATAAATATGCGCATCTCCAAAGGTATGAATAAACTCACCAGCCTCGTAACCGCAAACCTGAGCCATCATCATGGTGAATAAGGCATAAGAAGCAATATTGAATGGTACACCTAAAAAGATATCTGCACTACGCTGATAAAGCTGACAAGACAATTTACCATTAGCCACATAAAATTGAAAAAACGCGTGACATGGAGGCAACGCAGCTTTTCCGTTCGCCACATTTTCACTAAAAGATTTTGAATTATCTGGTAAAACAGAAGGATTCCAAGCAGAAACCAACATTCTACGACTGTTTGGGTTGGTTTTTAAACTATGGATTACTTCTTTAATTTGATCAATTTCATCACTATTCCAGTTACGCCATTGATGCCCGTAAACAGGCCCCAGATCTCCATTTTCATCGGCCCATTCATTCCAAATGCGCACACCGTTTTCGGTTAAATATTTGGTATTGGTATCACCTTTTAAGAACCAAAGCAGCTCATAAATGATAGATTTTAAATGCAGTTTTTTGGTGGTTACCATCGGAAAACCTTCACTTAAATCGAAGCGCATTTGGTATCCAAAAACACTTTTTGTGCCTGTACCCGTGCGGTCTCCCTTTTCGTTTCCGTTTTCTAAAACGTGTTTTACTAAGTCGTGATATTGTTTCATAATTATCGCTCCTGCAGAAACAGGGTTCTATTATTTAGTGATTGTTTATTACCTTGAAATAACTACAAATAGTTAGTAACAAAATTAGTAAAAACAATTGTTTATTTAATCTTCTGTAAAAATTAAGCTGTATACTTTTGTAAAGTTACTGTCTTCGCAGGAATTGTTTACCCAATAATCATTCCAGCAATAGTTGCTGAGATTAAAGAAGCAATGGTACCACCAATAAGTGCTTTCATACCAAATTTGGATAAGGTTTTACGTTGCCCTGGAGCAAGCGAACCAATACCACCAATTTGGATACCAATAGAAGCAAAATTAGCAAACCCACAAAGCATGTAGGTTGCCATAATTATCGATTTCTCGTAACTTAAATGGGTAGCATTTGCCGCATTTTTTAAATCGCGCAATTGTATGTACCCAATAAATTCACTAGCTGCCAATTTAATACCTAAAAGCTGCCCCATTAAAGCCATATCCTCTTTAGCTACACCAATAAGCCACATAAGCGGCGCAAAGGCATAACCTAAAATAAGTTCGATAGATAATTTAGCGTAGGATGTGTTACTAGCAATCCAACTGTTTACAGATGTTACATCTCCAACCCAGCCAAGAATACCGTTAAACATAGCTATAAAAGCCACAAACACTAATAACATAGCACCAACATTCACGGCTAGTTTTAAGCCTTCGGTAGTTCCATTTGCAATAGCATCTAAAAAGTTAGATCCTATTTTTTCTTGAGAAACAGAAACATCGGTATTTACTTCTTCTGTTTGAGGGAATAATATTTTTGAAATTACAATAGCACCTGGCGCTGCCATAACAGAGGCTGCTAACAAGTGTTTTGCATAGAATAATCTTAACTCAGCATCATCGCCACCTAAAAAACCAATGTATGCAGCCAATACTGCTCCCGCAACGGTTGCCATACCACCGATCATTACCAATAGCATTTCAGATTTATTCATTTTCTCCAAATACGCCTTAATTAAAAGTGGCGCTTCTGTTTGGCCTAAAAAAATATTTCCGGCAACACTTAAACTTTCGGCTCCCGAAATTTTTAATGTTTTTGAAAGCAACCAAGCCATAGCCTTTACGACGCGCTGAATGATACCTAAATAAAATAAAACAGATGTTAATGCAGAAAAGAATATAATAGTTGGTAGCACTTGGAACGCGAAAATAAATCCGAACGTATCCATATCTACCACTAAACCTTCGAAAAGAAACTTACTTCCAGCTCTTGTAAAATCGAGTACGTTTACAAATAAGCCTCCAATAAATTCAAAAATAGTTTTTATAAATTCTACTTTTAAAACGCCTATAGCAATTAAAAGTTGAAAAGCTAAACCGACAACAACAATTTTCCAGTCAATAGCCTTTCTATTGCTACTAAAAAGAAACGCTACAAAAATAAGCGTAACCATACCTAAAACACCACGCCATAAACTGTTTAAAGTAAACCCTTGGCTAGGTATTATAGTTGCAGTTGCTACTTGCGGTTCTGGTTGTACAGACTCGACAACTTGAGCGACATTTAATTCTGCTTTAGTAACCACTACCGAATCTTGCAGAGCATTGCTAACAGAATCTGTAGTTTGGCTAATTTCGGCAGTTATTGTTTCGTTTACATCCTGTGCCGTTAATGTTGTAGTTAGAACTAAAAAAAAAGCAACAGTAATCAAAAACAACTTATTCATATTATAGACTTAGGTATTATTCTCTTTTGGAAATTTCATCACGAATATGTGCTGCCTTTTCATAATCTTCATTCGAAACAGCTTCTTCTAGTAAGTTGTGAAGTTCTTCGATAGATTTTGCTTTGTAGTTTTCTCCTGGTTCTTGAGGCTCAAGCTCATTTGCAACCAACTCATCCATCAAAATATTATCTTCCGTATCATCATCCTCTTTTTTAGGATTCACTTTTAAGTAAATACCCGCTTTATCAAGAATGTTTTTAAACGTAAAAATTGGAGCTTGAAAGCGAAGTGCTAAAGCTATAGCATCACTAGTTCTGGCATCGATTATTTCTTCAATTTTATCGCGTTCGCAAATTAAACTTGAATAAAAAACGCCATCTACAAGCTTATGGATAATAACTTGTTTTACAACAATATCGAAGCGGTCTGCAAAATTTTTAAATAAATCATGTGTTAAGGGTCTTGGAGGACTAATTTCTTTCTCTAAAGCAATAGCAATAGATTGCGCCTCGAAAGCCCCAATAACTATAGGGAGTTTGCGGTCGCCATCTACTTCATTTAAAATTAATGCATACGCACCATTTTGGGTTTGACTATAGGAAATCCCCTTTATGTTTAATCTTACTAAACTCATAATTAATAAAAACGCAAAGAACTGTTTAAATTAGGACTTTACCAACTGCATGATGGATAAATTCTAATTTAATCAGTTCTGAATATTATTACAATTTAAAAAAAAATATGTTATTGCTGCGCTTTGAAAGCTTTTAATTTCTCGATGAGTTCTGGAATAACCTGAAAAGCATCTCCAACTACTCCGTAATCGGCTGCTTTAAAAAACGGCGCTTCTGGATCTGTATTAACGACAACTTTCACTTTAGAAGCATTAATACCTGCTAAATGCTGAATAGCACCAGAGATTCCGATAGCGATATACAAATTAGACGCTACAGGTTTTCCTGTTTGCCCAACGTGTTCACTATGTGGTCTCCATCCTAAATCTGACACTGGTTTAGAGCAAGCTGTTGCTGCACCTAAAACTTCGGCCAATTCTTCAATCATTCCCCAGTTTTCAGGACCTTTTAATCCACGACCACCAGAGACTACAATTTCTGCATCTGCAATAGTTACTTTATCTGTGGCTTTATCTACAGACTCAACGTTTACAGCAAATTCTGGAATGGCAGGCGAAAAATCTTCCGCGGAAGCGCTACCACTATTTTCTACTAAACCAAATGCATTATTAGAAACGCCAATGATTTTAACTTCGGTATTTATTTGCGTGTTTTCGAAAGCTTTATTTGTAAAAGCGGGACGTTTAACAGTAAAAGGACTTGTGCTAGATGGTGCTGCTACAACATTAGAAGCGTAACCTGCATTTAATCCTACCGCTAAAAGTGGTGCTAAATATTTACTATCGGCACTAGAGCTGATAATAATAACTTTAGCACTTTCGTTTTCGGCCGCTTGCTTAATAACATGTGCATAAGCATTAGCGTTAAAACTATTTAATTTATCATTATTAACATGTAACACTTTATCTACTCCGTAATTCCCTAAAACAGATGTATCTGCGGCATTTACGCTAATAGCTGTAACAGTTGTGCCTAATTGGTCTGCTACGGCTTTTGCATAAGAAGCAACTTCTAACGCTGCTTTTTTAAAGTGACCTTGTTCTGATTCTGTATATACTAAAACTGACATAATATATTCTTTATTTTTTTAATTTCCACGAAAGTGAAAATATCATTAATGATTTTGTAAACTTGAAAAGACTCTGAAATTAAACTCAGACTTAATCCTTTTCTTTAAATAACCTTAGCTTCGTTATGAAGTAAGCTTACCAACTCGTCTAAATTATCTGGAGAAACCAAAGTAACTGCACCTTTTGGAGCTGGTTTTTCAAAAGAAACAGATTGTGTTTCAGGAGAAGCTTCTACAGGTTCTGATACTGTTAATGGTTTTTTACGAGCCATCATAATACCACGCATATTTGGAATACGTAAATCACTTTCTTCTACCAATCCTTTTTGTCCACCAACTACTAATGGTAAACTTGTAGAAACGGTTTCTTTACCACCATCGATTTCTCTAACCGCTTTAGCACTTGTACCGTCTATTTCTAAACCAATACAGCTATTTACAAAATTTGCATTAGTTAAAGCCGCAAGCATACCAGGCACCATTCCGCCATTGTAATCAATAGATTCACGACCAGCAATAACTAAATCGTAACCACCATTACTAACAACATGGGCTAATTGCTTAGCTACAGAAAAAGCATCGGTAGCTACTGTATTTATGCGTATTGCAGCGTCTGCACCAATAGCCAAAGCTTTACGTAATGTAGGCTCGGTTTCTGGACCACCAACATTTACAACATCTACACTGGCACCTTGTTTTTCCTTAAACCACATGGCACGTGTTAAACCAAATTCATCATAAGGATTTATCACAAATTGTACGCCATTGGCATCAAACTTAGTATTGTCTTCTGTAAAATTAATCTTAGAAGTGGTATCGGGAACGTGGCTAATGCACACTAATATTTTCATAATAATCGCTATTTAGTAAGAATATGTTTGTTTGAGTTTACGAAGTTAATTATTTTATTTCGAAAAATACTATGCATGCATAATAAATTTTTGTTTTTATTTTAATTTCCTTCTTTAATTAACAATTTAATATTGCAAATATTTTATTCAAGACAGTATATAACT
The window above is part of the Algibacter sp. L3A6 genome. Proteins encoded here:
- the lspA gene encoding signal peptidase II encodes the protein MKLTKRSIYIILVIVLTIAVDQISKIWVRNTIVGRTDIHPGERIFLIGDAFILMNVENTGAFLGMGSDLNPALRIILLLILPIVVLAFVLRHILKDTSLDNLSLFAFASIIGGGIANVYDRVVYGSVTDFFFIDLGGVFRTGVFNMADLSVTTGMIILVIMSFKKKEKEA
- a CDS encoding inorganic diphosphatase, translating into MSKKQQPLTFDVLIEIPKGSRNKYEYDFTLHKIRFDRMLFSSMMYPGDYGFIPETLALDKDPLDVLVLGHQPTFPMVVMEVRPIGVFYMTDEKGPDEKIICVPVSDPIWSNKMDIADLNPHRLKEIEHFFQVYKDLEKKKVDTGGWGNAEQAIKIYHECVDRYDKSEHKKKRTFTI
- a CDS encoding M1 family metallopeptidase, translating into MRLLPILIITILVNFNLTAQTQPWQGKFEPIDNLITPPNTYRTASGAPGRDYWQQRANYNIKATIDEKTNTLSGEETITYFNNSPDELSYLWLQLEQNVNKKENEDFGSINNEVKDFITTRKMQFLTRAIDFPAGYSIKEVKDANKDNLKILINNTMMKVKLNAPLKSGEQISFSISWSYPITDRSMYTLSREGYEYFPEDDNSAFLIAHWFPRMAVYSDTEGWQNQQFQKLGEFALEFGDYDVEITVPADHVVAATGTLENSESVLNKTQLKRLKQAKASFDKPVIIITEEEADLNKKTKSNNKKTWKFKAENVRDFAFASSRKFMWDAQAVKLPSHTVMAMSLYPKEGLPVWQEVSTKAVKNALEVYSNATFDYPYPVAISVNTSNIGMEFPMISFNGGRPTNGKISEKAKASMIGTIIHEVGHNWFPMIVSSDERKWMWMDEGLNTFLHQRTLKERYPSYSHVTPKKIVAFMMGDKNILRPIMTNSDNELFNQFGANFYMKPTVGLQMLRNSIIGKDLFDEAFREYANRWKYKHPNPGDLFRTLEDATATDLDWFYKGWFFTTDHVNQQLHNVKWFTVKEENTKTSKNNNTEAEMTEDVFTDFSNGPQVINMTSTPDRGYGQFTSRLDEKELRKQLSGKNIYEVTVKNIGGLIMPVIIEWIYSDGSSEIDRIPAQIWRRNEYEIKKTFVKAKTVVKVNLDPNFELADTDMSNNTFPKADSTSDFDRFKAKKSN
- a CDS encoding NAD(P)/FAD-dependent oxidoreductase, which produces MVKEIQLRITLKEEERSDILVLKAALKLEIDRKDITGVKVLRKSIDARKAKIMLNYKVAVYIREALPKTSDYTFDYKDVSKAKPVHIIGFGPAGMYAALRCIELGFKPIVLERGKNVKDRRRDLKAINQDHFVNEDSNYCFGEGGAGTYSDGKLYTRSLKRGDVRRIFENLVFHGATDQILVDAHPHIGTNKLPKVVQNIRETILNYGGEVHFETRVTDFVIKDNSIKAIQLLNKEEMPVDKVILATGHSARDIFYLLDKKDIALEAKSFAMGVRVEHPQHIIDSIQYHCSGARHELLPAASYGLVQQVNERGVYSFCMCPGGFIVPAATANGEVVVNGMSPSKRNNLYANSGIVVEIDVNKDLPKYEQFGALKGLEYQKNLERLAFTAGGRSQVAPAQRLTDFVEGNLSSSLNDTSYQPGLNSAPLHSLLPKLIGSRLRKGFQAFGQKMNGYYTEEANVVGVESRTSSPVSIPRKESLAHPQISNLFPCGEGGGYAGGIVSAAMDGERCAEAATGNL
- the fabD gene encoding ACP S-malonyltransferase, with the protein product MNAYIFPGQGAQFSGMGLDLYENSPLAQSLFEKANEILGFPITDIMFEGTAEALKETKVTQPAIFLHSVILAKTLGESFKPDMVAGHSLGEFSALVASGALTFEDGLKLVSQRAIAMQKACELQPSTMAAVLGLEDAVVEKVCEEIDGVVVAANYNCPGQLVISGEVEAINKACEALKEAGARRALVLPVGGAFHSPMMEPAREELAAAIENTTFSKPNCPIYQNVAATAITDESEIKANLISQLTAPVRWTQSVQQMIEDGATLFTEVGPGKVLQGLVKKINRASETASATLDTNK